A stretch of the Vitis vinifera cultivar Pinot Noir 40024 chromosome 16, ASM3070453v1 genome encodes the following:
- the LOC104882011 gene encoding transcription factor MYB29: protein MRDKKLTVVIRGKLPSSKELLGFKLYFPSHESARSPSDSFRCCNSLSLSISLLKRKPVMARPRPKRRVWTQEEDKKLKHLKTEYPNLSWRKIVQLGKLDRDEKSCSHRWRNYLHPDINKGEFSQEEDELIIFLKGADVRWASMPKYVPRRSANAIKNRWNNHLKKKNATIDDLAYLIPNLDPNAIRLIAGPNS, encoded by the exons ATGAGAGACAAGAAGCTCACAGTAGTCATACGTGGAAAGCTTCCCTCAAGCAAAGAGTTGCTTGGCTTCAAGCTCTACTTTCCTTCCCACGAATCAGCAAGATCTCCCTCAGATTCTTTCCGCTGCTGTAACTCCCTCTCACTCAGTATTTCTCTGCTCAAAC GGAAACCCGTAATGGCAAGACCACGGCCGAAGAGAAGGGTATGGACCcaagaagaagacaaaaaacTCAAACACTTGAAGACAGAATACCCCAATCTATCTTGGAGAAAGATCGTACAGCTAGGGAAGCTGGACAGGGATGAAAAAAGTTGTTCACATAGGTGGAGGAACTACCTGCACCCTGATATCAACAAAGGGGAATTCTCCCAAGAGGAAGATGAGCTCATCATCTTTCTAAAGGGCGCTGATGTGAG ATGGGCATCTATGCCGAAATATGTTCCTAGGCGATCTGCTAACGCTATCAAGAACCGCTGGAACAATcacttgaagaagaagaatgcaACTATAGATGACCTTGCTTATTTGATTCCCAACCTTGATCCAAATGCAATTCGTTTGATTGCTGGACCCAACAGCTGA